In Deltaproteobacteria bacterium, the genomic stretch ATACAGTGAAATTCACCCAAAGTGATGAGCAATACTGATTCACTTGGATACCGAATATAGGAGACTGTTATTGACAGGGCAGATGCTTATACGCGAAAATAAAAGTTTTCGCCGGTTTATGTTGGTTTCAAACACTGATTTCCAAATGAAAGGTTGCATTGAGTAGAGAAATCAGAAAAGCAAGATTTCAGGAAGACTCAAATACCCCTGATCATCGGAAAAAAGCAACCCGGATGATGCCACATTTCATACCGTTATCAGTAAGTTGCTCCTAAAACAGAAAAAGGGGAGGCAGATTTTTTCTGATTTTTCGACCTTCACTTGCCCCCGAAATTCCACCCGTCGTGCAATTTTCTTTTCTATCACATCCACAAATTGTGTGTGAACTACCGGTCAACTGTCCCCTTTTCTACATCCTTAACCTATGTTAACCTCCAGACAATACATAGCTGCTCTTATTCTTTTTTATCTCCGCAGGTAGAAAATCCAAAAGGCAGATATACTGGACACCATCTAATAAAACCGGTCACAATAAGAACAACGCCAACAGCGCCCCACCAGCTTTGGAAATAGACACCCACCAGGATAATAATGACCCCCAATATGATCCTAAACATTTTATCGGTCTTACCAACGTTGCATTTCATAAGTATTCCCCCCTTTCAATGGTTCTATGATACCTCCATATTTCCGGACGCTCTATTCAGCCTCCCATATTGGCTCTTCTTGTGGGACCCTTTTCTCTTACAATTCTGATCCACGACGTATGAACAATTTCTCCCAGAGTTCCTCCTTTCTCAGGCAGTATTCCGAGTCGCTTTTGATAGTCTCGTTACCTCCAGAATACATCCTCTCTGATTTTGTTTACGTTGGTACATCCGGTAAAGATCATGGCCACCTTCAGCTCGTCCCGCATCTGTTCCAAGGTCAGCCGCACACCATCGGCGCCAGCACCAAAGGCACCAATGGTTAGCGGTCTGCCTACGAGGACGGCATGTGCACCGAGGGCCAGCATCTTGAGCACATCCACTCCCCTACGTACACCTCCATCGACCAGTACTACCATGTCGCGGCGCACAGCCTGTGCTATCTGAGGCAAAACCTCGGCAGTACCGGGGGTGTGGTCCAGCACCCGCCCACCATGGTTAGAGACTACAATGG encodes the following:
- a CDS encoding DUF2892 domain-containing protein, with the translated sequence MKCNVGKTDKMFRIILGVIIILVGVYFQSWWGAVGVVLIVTGFIRWCPVYLPFGFSTCGDKKE